In one window of Duganella dendranthematis DNA:
- the mutM gene encoding bifunctional DNA-formamidopyrimidine glycosylase/DNA-(apurinic or apyrimidinic site) lyase, translated as MPELPEVEVTRRGVAPHIEDRVVREVVLRREGLRWPFPAALPQLLAGRKVLRTGRRGKYLLIHFEHGTLIIHLGMSGHLRIMDPGIEPEKHDHFDLQVEGPNGPQVLRMKDPRRFGAVLWHDAADGELEHHVLLRELGVEPLESGFSGKLLYDQTRQRSAPVKQVLLAGDIVVGVGNIYASESLFRAGINPKTPAKRISLARYEKLAQAVREILAEAIVQGGSTLRDFISVNGQSGYFQQTYFVYDRTGVPCRVCTAPIRHIKQGQRSTFYCVNCQK; from the coding sequence TGCGCCGCGAAGGTCTGCGCTGGCCGTTCCCGGCCGCCCTGCCCCAGCTGCTGGCGGGTCGCAAGGTGCTGCGCACCGGGCGCCGCGGCAAGTATCTGCTGATCCATTTCGAACATGGCACGCTGATCATCCACCTCGGCATGTCCGGCCACCTGCGCATCATGGACCCCGGCATTGAGCCGGAGAAGCACGATCACTTCGATTTGCAGGTGGAAGGCCCGAACGGCCCGCAGGTGCTGCGTATGAAAGACCCGCGCCGCTTTGGCGCGGTGCTGTGGCACGACGCCGCCGACGGCGAACTGGAACACCATGTGCTGCTGCGCGAACTGGGCGTGGAGCCGCTGGAATCGGGCTTCAGCGGCAAACTGCTGTACGATCAGACCCGTCAGCGCAGCGCGCCGGTCAAGCAGGTGCTGCTGGCCGGCGATATCGTGGTCGGTGTCGGCAATATTTATGCATCGGAAAGCTTGTTCCGTGCCGGCATCAATCCGAAGACGCCGGCCAAGCGTATCAGCCTGGCGCGCTACGAGAAGCTGGCGCAGGCGGTGCGCGAGATCCTGGCCGAAGCCATCGTCCAGGGCGGCAGTACGCTGCGCGACTTCATCAGCGTCAACGGGCAGTCCGGCTATTTCCAGCAGACTTATTTCGTCTATGATCGGACTGGCGTGCCCTGCCGTGTTTGCACGGCGCCGATACGCCATATCAAGCAGGGCCAGCGTTCCACGTTCTATTGTGTGAATTGCCAAAAATAA
- a CDS encoding dynamin family protein: MVRDFEQYSAWRQGVVTALKNYQAWVAGASLTDAATDQRVSRTLARLADDQLSVAFVAEFSRGKSELINAIFFAEYGQRILPSAAGRTTMCPTELLWNPTLAPSIRLLPIETRADNLSTSDYREQPAAWTVLPLNLDAGAEMHEAFKQVSKTRYVPVEEAKRYGLYDEDDPDMPATLDENGWVEISLWRHAIINFPHPLLKQGLVILDTPGLNAIGTEPELTLNLIPNAHAVLFILAADTGVTKSDIEVWRNHIGAGAGRLVVLNKIDSMWDELRSEDDINAEIARQQANVAHMLSLEPRQVFPVSAQKALVGKINHDVELQARSRLHALEGALFNELIPAKKDIVRKQLMEELQALSTAQMAMLQARSRGIVEQLHELRSLRGKNQNVISHMMRRIDVEKKEFDASLFKLQATRAVFTRLSTELYTCMGMDIVRDDIELVRQEMQRSRFFTGVREAVRGYFERTRANLDAAERKTLEISEMMGVMYRRFSTEHGLTLALPMPFSLDRYRDELASIEAIYYKTFGTATLLTTSRVTLMEKFFDTIASRVRGCFRSANNDAEAWLKVIMAPLEAQIRQHKDQLKHRLGSIQRIHDATDSLEQKIDAFERSQQELEAQKTRLNELANAIGIAINAEFVALDAAA; this comes from the coding sequence ATGGTCAGGGATTTCGAACAGTACAGCGCCTGGCGGCAAGGCGTGGTCACCGCACTGAAGAATTATCAGGCGTGGGTGGCCGGCGCGTCCCTGACCGACGCCGCCACCGATCAGCGCGTCAGCCGCACGCTGGCGCGGCTGGCCGACGACCAGTTGTCGGTGGCCTTCGTCGCCGAATTCTCGCGCGGCAAGTCGGAGCTGATCAACGCCATCTTCTTTGCCGAATATGGCCAGCGCATCCTGCCGTCGGCGGCCGGCCGCACCACCATGTGCCCGACCGAGCTGCTGTGGAATCCCACCCTGGCGCCGTCGATCCGCCTGCTGCCGATCGAGACCCGGGCCGACAACCTGTCGACCAGCGATTACCGCGAGCAGCCTGCGGCCTGGACGGTGCTGCCGCTGAACCTGGACGCCGGCGCGGAAATGCACGAAGCCTTCAAGCAGGTCAGCAAGACGCGCTATGTGCCGGTGGAAGAAGCCAAGCGCTACGGCCTGTACGACGAAGACGATCCGGACATGCCGGCTACGTTGGACGAGAACGGCTGGGTGGAAATTTCGCTGTGGCGCCACGCCATCATCAACTTCCCGCACCCGCTGCTCAAGCAGGGCCTGGTGATCCTCGACACGCCCGGCCTGAACGCCATCGGCACCGAGCCGGAACTGACGCTGAACCTGATTCCGAACGCGCACGCGGTGCTGTTCATCCTGGCCGCCGACACCGGCGTGACCAAAAGCGATATCGAAGTCTGGCGCAACCACATCGGCGCCGGGGCCGGCCGGCTGGTGGTGCTGAACAAGATCGACAGCATGTGGGACGAACTGCGCAGCGAGGACGACATCAACGCCGAGATCGCCCGCCAGCAGGCCAATGTGGCGCACATGCTGTCGCTGGAGCCGCGCCAGGTGTTTCCGGTGTCGGCGCAGAAAGCGCTGGTGGGCAAGATCAACCATGACGTCGAGTTGCAGGCGCGCAGCCGGCTGCACGCGCTGGAAGGCGCGCTGTTCAACGAGCTGATCCCGGCGAAGAAGGACATCGTGCGCAAGCAACTGATGGAGGAATTGCAGGCGCTGAGTACGGCGCAGATGGCCATGCTGCAGGCGCGCAGCCGCGGCATCGTCGAGCAGCTGCACGAGCTGCGCAGCCTGCGCGGCAAGAACCAGAATGTGATCTCACACATGATGCGCCGCATCGATGTGGAGAAGAAGGAATTCGACGCCAGCCTGTTCAAGCTACAGGCCACGCGCGCGGTGTTCACGCGGCTGTCTACCGAGCTGTACACCTGCATGGGCATGGACATCGTGCGCGACGATATCGAACTGGTGCGCCAGGAGATGCAGCGCAGCCGCTTCTTCACCGGCGTGCGCGAGGCGGTGCGCGGGTATTTTGAACGCACCCGCGCCAACCTCGACGCCGCCGAGCGCAAGACGCTGGAAATCAGCGAGATGATGGGCGTGATGTACCGCCGCTTCTCGACCGAGCACGGCTTGACGCTGGCGCTGCCGATGCCGTTCTCGCTGGACCGTTACCGCGATGAGCTGGCCAGCATCGAGGCGATTTATTACAAGACCTTCGGCACGGCGACGCTGCTGACCACCAGCCGCGTGACCTTGATGGAAAAGTTCTTCGACACCATCGCCTCGCGCGTGCGCGGCTGCTTCCGCTCCGCCAACAACGATGCGGAAGCGTGGCTGAAGGTCATCATGGCGCCGCTGGAGGCGCAGATCCGGCAGCACAAGGATCAGCTGAAACACAGGCTGGGCTCGATCCAGCGCATCCACGATGCGACCGACAGCCTGGAACAGAAAATTGATGCGTTCGAGCGTAGCCAGCAGGAGCTGGAAGCGCAGAAGACGCGTCTGAACGAACTGGCGAATGCGATCGGCATCGCCATCAATGCGGAATTTGTGGCGCTAGACGCCGCAGCCTGA